A window from Leptospira meyeri encodes these proteins:
- a CDS encoding UDP-N-acetylmuramoyl-tripeptide--D-alanyl-D-alanine ligase yields the protein MIAPFEYSLSTILSLFSKDWHWDQKENPTFQWITTSSVESKDHTLFVPLRGTRDGHEFISDALAKGASAFLCEKNHPILNTLSESERNLAILVPDCLVALGKLANYHRNRFQPTLLAITGSSGKTTTKDLLGGLFGFLNPKTLVVTEKNYNNEIGLPFTLFRITEKTRVVICELGMNHRGEIARLSHIAEPTHALITNIGSAHIENLKSRETIAEEKIDIIQGMRPQSVLFVPDDLEFLQRAKQRAKQRKTKLIVWSHKKKPNLKTIQVKPNGFLLEWKGKKVDWKLPGEKLLSNVRGMVAVGTHFQIDPNQILKTIQNYKSPDKRLNINRGYYTIIDDCYNANPESMLSSIGAANQFSGTKNVVWILGSMKELGKFSKYYHEEVGKEIQRIGKGILLGFGEETKPMVKKVPNAQCFLNVDELIQFVKSNVPKKSILLVKGSRSMKMERIVMALETFKG from the coding sequence ATGATCGCACCATTTGAATATTCCCTGTCAACTATTCTAAGTTTGTTTTCCAAAGACTGGCACTGGGACCAAAAAGAGAATCCTACCTTCCAATGGATCACCACCTCTTCAGTTGAGTCAAAAGACCACACATTATTTGTTCCATTGCGGGGAACAAGAGATGGACATGAGTTTATCTCTGATGCCTTAGCCAAAGGTGCTTCGGCATTCCTCTGTGAAAAGAACCATCCAATTTTGAATACTCTTTCTGAATCCGAAAGGAATTTGGCCATCTTGGTTCCCGATTGTTTGGTGGCGCTGGGAAAACTAGCAAATTATCATCGCAATCGATTCCAACCTACCCTTCTTGCAATTACAGGTTCTTCTGGAAAAACAACGACTAAGGATTTGTTAGGTGGTTTATTCGGTTTTTTAAATCCTAAAACACTGGTTGTAACGGAAAAAAATTATAATAATGAAATTGGATTACCTTTTACATTATTTCGGATCACTGAAAAAACTCGTGTTGTCATTTGTGAGCTTGGAATGAACCATAGGGGAGAAATTGCCAGACTATCTCACATTGCAGAACCCACACATGCGCTCATAACCAATATTGGTTCGGCTCACATTGAAAATCTAAAATCGAGGGAAACAATCGCAGAGGAAAAAATAGATATCATCCAGGGTATGCGCCCCCAATCCGTTTTATTTGTACCGGACGATTTAGAATTCTTACAAAGAGCAAAACAAAGAGCGAAACAAAGAAAAACCAAACTAATTGTTTGGAGCCATAAAAAGAAACCGAACTTAAAAACAATCCAGGTAAAACCCAATGGATTTCTATTGGAATGGAAAGGTAAAAAAGTGGATTGGAAACTTCCAGGTGAAAAACTTTTAAGCAATGTACGTGGAATGGTTGCAGTCGGTACGCATTTCCAAATAGATCCTAATCAAATCTTAAAAACAATTCAGAATTACAAAAGTCCAGACAAACGTTTGAATATCAATCGAGGATATTATACGATCATTGATGATTGTTACAATGCAAACCCCGAATCAATGTTGTCAAGCATCGGGGCAGCCAACCAGTTCTCTGGTACCAAAAATGTAGTCTGGATTCTTGGTTCGATGAAAGAATTAGGAAAATTTTCGAAATATTACCATGAAGAAGTCGGTAAAGAAATCCAAAGAATCGGAAAGGGAATCTTACTTGGGTTTGGTGAAGAAACAAAGCCTATGGTAAAAAAAGTACCGAATGCTCAGTGTTTTCTCAATGTGGACGAACTCATTCAGTTTGTAAAATCAAATGTTCCTAAAAAATCAATTTTACTAGTGAAAGGTTCTCGATCGATGAAAATGGAAAGAATTGTTATGGCCTTGGAAACATTTAAGGGTTGA
- a CDS encoding Gfo/Idh/MocA family protein, which translates to MKRSKIKTILIGLGRICSGLERDPFRKKPCTHMGVLQSDWGKKRFSVLLGYDSDQKKCESFQSQWNQESKLVSNDPRKTSFGSSIDLAVISTPSSYHEDWAIQCIQSGIPNLLIEKPVALTENGAKRIQKLAKKHNTRIWINHERRYHPSYRFVKDRLTKGVFGELKSIRASVFTSAKNPGLAFSKLGGGPLLHDGTHAVDLIHWLIGKPTLLHSKLERPIKNSVETRAVAWFQNQAGVEVFLDVSGGRDYFQFELDIHTTTNRIICSNDGFSFYQSEPSQLYQGFRSLVPFVPKQFPKPETANAFIGIYEEIVQVIQGKKQRMEGNLADNIEILNLIESIYRRK; encoded by the coding sequence ATGAAACGATCCAAAATCAAAACCATCCTGATCGGTCTAGGAAGGATTTGTTCCGGTTTGGAAAGGGATCCTTTTCGCAAAAAACCTTGTACCCATATGGGTGTCCTGCAATCAGATTGGGGAAAAAAACGGTTTTCGGTTCTTCTCGGATATGATTCGGACCAAAAAAAATGCGAATCATTCCAATCACAATGGAACCAGGAATCAAAACTTGTTTCAAATGACCCAAGGAAAACGTCCTTCGGATCTTCCATCGATTTGGCGGTGATTTCTACCCCCAGCTCCTACCATGAAGATTGGGCCATCCAATGTATCCAATCAGGAATTCCCAACTTACTCATTGAAAAACCAGTGGCCCTTACTGAAAACGGCGCAAAAAGAATTCAAAAGTTGGCAAAAAAACACAATACCCGGATCTGGATCAACCATGAAAGACGGTATCATCCTAGCTACCGATTTGTTAAAGACCGACTCACCAAGGGTGTGTTTGGCGAACTCAAATCAATCCGAGCTTCTGTTTTCACTTCGGCAAAAAATCCGGGACTTGCTTTTTCTAAGTTAGGAGGTGGTCCCTTATTGCATGACGGAACACATGCTGTCGATTTGATTCACTGGCTGATCGGAAAACCAACGTTACTCCATTCTAAACTAGAAAGGCCAATAAAAAATTCTGTGGAAACACGCGCTGTTGCCTGGTTTCAGAACCAAGCTGGGGTGGAGGTATTTTTAGATGTTTCGGGTGGGCGAGACTACTTTCAGTTTGAACTAGACATTCATACAACTACAAATCGAATCATTTGTTCTAATGACGGATTTTCCTTCTATCAATCGGAACCTTCCCAGTTATACCAAGGGTTTCGGAGTTTAGTTCCATTTGTCCCCAAACAATTCCCAAAACCAGAAACAGCCAACGCATTCATTGGAATTTACGAAGAAATTGTTCAGGTGATCCAAGGAAAAAAACAAAGAATGGAAGGTAATCTTGCAGATAATATCGAGATTCTAAACTTGATAGAATCAATTTACAGGCGAAAATAA
- a CDS encoding ABC1 kinase family protein: MNSKKKRSASIYIYVIKTWIEYLILTKFKKKFNSEPKYETLRIQFLKQKGKETKNLFFVMGGVYIKIGQFISNLFHILPEEFLWELQDLQDKIPPREFKEIDERWLHDYGKSMEIIFTNLDKSSYASASTAQVHIGYYNGKKVAIKTLYPKIEEDAVRDLKTISRVIWLIDRFVFKVSAKEVNEQLNKMIRSELDLRGELKNLKYTKQLFALEKDFYFPNPIDELCNKHTLVTEFVEGKKIYDIDPFESHTKKNPNLEKLIRAYILMIFEYRFFHADPHPGNLIFMDTGELCFIDFGAVQSISEEETRILERILIGAMRKDYHLITESLFELGAVTESLSKEELIQIVKYSLEKLNRILESTDHFRNISFETLKPAEDLRFLKEIQVSLKRLLSSLKLPPNFLSLHRVLALLLGNSSYLDPTRSMIDYAEKPFSQIVLKGSSLKKLWKDEGEEFITSLFSLPKELNEFLYKWNRGEFQTPDSSRKEELRLKEIFTFGALGSIFFFFGMYYSEKFWKEPSILFYILSGLSFWSLAKASLSYWKQK, from the coding sequence ATGAACTCAAAAAAAAAACGATCCGCTTCTATTTATATATATGTTATCAAAACCTGGATTGAATATCTCATTTTAACAAAATTTAAGAAGAAATTCAATTCAGAACCCAAGTATGAAACCCTCCGAATTCAATTTTTGAAACAAAAAGGAAAAGAAACGAAGAATCTCTTTTTTGTTATGGGAGGTGTTTACATCAAAATTGGCCAATTTATAAGCAATTTATTCCATATACTACCTGAAGAATTTTTATGGGAGCTCCAAGATTTACAGGACAAAATTCCACCGAGAGAATTTAAAGAAATCGATGAACGTTGGTTACATGACTATGGAAAATCGATGGAAATAATCTTTACGAATTTAGACAAATCTTCATATGCAAGCGCATCAACTGCCCAGGTCCATATCGGTTACTATAACGGAAAAAAAGTCGCAATCAAAACTCTTTATCCAAAAATAGAAGAAGATGCCGTTCGTGATTTAAAAACTATTTCTCGGGTAATTTGGCTTATTGATCGGTTTGTATTTAAAGTTTCAGCCAAAGAAGTGAACGAACAATTAAACAAAATGATACGTTCGGAGCTTGATCTTCGCGGTGAGTTAAAAAACTTAAAATATACTAAACAATTATTTGCTTTGGAGAAAGATTTTTATTTCCCAAATCCCATCGACGAATTATGTAACAAACATACATTAGTTACAGAGTTTGTGGAGGGTAAAAAAATCTATGATATTGACCCTTTTGAATCTCATACAAAAAAGAATCCCAATTTAGAAAAGTTGATTCGTGCTTATATACTAATGATCTTTGAGTATCGTTTCTTCCATGCGGATCCACATCCTGGAAATTTGATTTTTATGGATACAGGGGAACTTTGTTTTATTGATTTTGGAGCCGTTCAGTCCATCTCGGAAGAAGAAACAAGAATTTTGGAAAGAATATTAATCGGTGCAATGCGAAAAGATTATCATTTGATCACAGAATCCTTGTTTGAGTTAGGTGCTGTAACTGAGTCCTTATCAAAAGAAGAACTCATCCAAATTGTCAAATACTCACTTGAAAAACTAAATCGTATTCTGGAATCGACGGATCATTTTCGTAATATCAGCTTCGAGACACTAAAGCCAGCCGAGGATCTCCGTTTTCTAAAAGAAATCCAAGTCAGCTTGAAACGTTTGCTTTCCAGTCTAAAACTCCCACCGAATTTCCTAAGCCTCCACCGGGTCCTTGCCCTTTTACTCGGAAATTCTTCTTATTTGGATCCAACCCGTTCTATGATTGACTATGCGGAAAAGCCATTTTCTCAAATAGTTCTGAAAGGAAGTTCCTTAAAAAAACTTTGGAAGGACGAGGGAGAGGAGTTCATTACGAGCCTTTTTTCTTTACCGAAGGAATTAAACGAGTTTTTATATAAATGGAACAGAGGTGAATTCCAAACCCCTGATTCTTCAAGAAAAGAGGAGCTAAGACTGAAGGAAATATTCACCTTCGGAGCATTAGGATCGATATTTTTCTTTTTCGGAATGTATTATTCTGAAAAATTCTGGAAAGAACCAAGCATATTATTTTATATACTATCAGGACTTAGTTTTTGGTCTTTAGCCAAAGCGAGTCTAAGTTATTGGAAACAAAAATAA
- a CDS encoding lipoprotein signal peptidase — translation MNLPKTPFFSVFKPGYLAFVLFGLFLDLITKYIIITKMLAHESIPVLGEFFKLSLTFNTGFVFGLFQDNALPSLFATGFAIVFLIFYRWQNADLGNAWGWNFVMAGAFGNFLDKFFVKIPGEGFRFGFTPEKPGIEYIGVVDFLDFEWPNFLLFDRWPAFNVADSCVSIGIVILLLTMDWKELDKK, via the coding sequence ATGAATCTACCTAAAACTCCTTTTTTTTCTGTCTTTAAACCTGGATACTTGGCTTTTGTTCTATTTGGTCTTTTTTTAGATCTTATCACAAAATACATCATCATTACAAAAATGTTAGCTCATGAGAGTATCCCCGTGTTAGGTGAATTTTTTAAACTGTCTTTAACATTTAATACAGGTTTTGTGTTTGGCCTTTTCCAAGATAATGCTCTTCCTTCCTTATTTGCTACAGGATTTGCCATTGTTTTTTTGATTTTCTATCGTTGGCAAAATGCCGATTTGGGAAACGCCTGGGGTTGGAACTTTGTTATGGCAGGGGCATTTGGAAACTTTTTAGATAAATTTTTTGTAAAAATTCCGGGTGAAGGGTTTCGATTTGGATTCACACCTGAAAAACCAGGAATTGAATACATTGGAGTCGTTGACTTTTTAGACTTTGAGTGGCCAAACTTTTTACTTTTTGACCGTTGGCCTGCGTTCAATGTTGCAGACTCCTGTGTTTCAATTGGGATTGTGATTCTACTTCTCACGATGGATTGGAAAGAGTTAGACAAAAAATAA
- a CDS encoding AAA family ATPase, whose protein sequence is MAEYILSEDLKEAVQVAEITKRPLLLKGEPGTGKTLLASFLAETKKLPFYRWHVKSTSLAKEGLYFYDAVSRLNDSRFPEEEAMLRVREVKNYIRLGALGEAFSQSHKAVVLIDEIDKADIEFPNDLLLELDKMEFFIPETKEHIIAKERPIVIITSNNEKELPDAFLRRCIFHYIEFPKREAMKEIIRAHYPSIETEFMEKALAMFYSIRKIESLRKKPSTSELLDWIQVLLVSGETLESSKIPFAGTLFKSEEDYRVYLN, encoded by the coding sequence ATGGCTGAATATATCCTGTCCGAAGATCTAAAAGAAGCGGTCCAAGTTGCGGAAATTACAAAGCGACCACTCCTACTCAAAGGAGAACCCGGGACTGGAAAGACACTCCTTGCCAGCTTCCTTGCCGAGACCAAAAAACTTCCTTTCTATCGTTGGCATGTCAAATCCACAAGTCTTGCGAAGGAAGGACTTTATTTCTATGATGCTGTCTCGAGACTCAATGATTCACGATTTCCAGAAGAAGAGGCCATGCTCCGAGTTCGGGAAGTCAAAAACTACATTCGTCTTGGCGCTTTGGGGGAAGCTTTTTCTCAATCCCACAAAGCGGTAGTTCTCATTGATGAAATTGATAAAGCAGACATTGAGTTTCCGAACGATTTACTTTTGGAATTAGACAAAATGGAATTTTTTATCCCGGAGACCAAGGAACATATCATCGCAAAAGAAAGGCCAATTGTCATCATCACTTCAAATAATGAAAAGGAACTACCGGATGCTTTTTTACGAAGGTGTATTTTTCATTATATTGAATTTCCAAAAAGGGAAGCAATGAAAGAAATTATCAGAGCACATTATCCTTCGATTGAAACCGAATTTATGGAAAAAGCTTTGGCAATGTTTTATTCGATCAGAAAAATTGAAAGCCTTCGAAAAAAACCTTCTACAAGTGAACTCCTTGATTGGATTCAAGTCCTCCTTGTTTCAGGAGAAACTTTGGAATCGAGCAAAATTCCCTTTGCAGGAACTTTATTCAAATCGGAAGAGGATTACCGAGTTTACTTAAACTGA
- a CDS encoding VWA domain-containing protein, whose product MFLDFFYNLRRESVPCSTGELIAFLETLRKLTDPSGYMSLDQLYRVGRLNFVKDLKYFDSYDLAFSQTFGSWKEQRIQFRETLFEWLEENIPKHLTDEEKQNAPHMSMEEVIEELKKRLAEQKERHDGGNKWVGTSGTSPFGNSGFNPNGISIGGNTEGEGNRSGVSLWNERKYKAYREDEILDTRSIQLALKELRFLKKEGRRELHVEKTIDRTCENGGEIELVEERERKNSLRLVLIMDIGGSMTPHSDRVSKLFSASRGLYHFKEVHNYFFHNIFHEFLYENHEFQSRISLKHFEEKFRKNTKLIFVGDAYMAPYELMGTPYNPYAYHSANTEEKQRKAKSGLESLRELIGYFPESVWLNPEPKRFWGAPTIEAIEDVVPMFPLTIEGLRKAVKRLV is encoded by the coding sequence ATGTTTTTGGATTTTTTTTACAATCTGCGCCGGGAATCTGTTCCTTGTTCTACGGGAGAGCTCATTGCTTTTCTGGAAACTTTAAGAAAACTAACAGATCCTTCCGGTTATATGAGTTTGGACCAACTGTACCGAGTTGGTCGTCTTAATTTTGTCAAAGACTTAAAATACTTTGACAGTTATGATTTAGCATTTTCCCAAACCTTTGGCTCTTGGAAAGAACAAAGAATTCAGTTTCGAGAGACTTTGTTTGAATGGTTAGAAGAAAATATTCCCAAACATCTGACTGATGAAGAAAAACAAAATGCGCCTCATATGAGCATGGAAGAAGTCATTGAAGAGCTAAAAAAAAGGTTAGCAGAACAAAAAGAAAGACACGATGGCGGAAATAAATGGGTAGGAACTTCGGGAACTTCTCCCTTTGGCAATTCCGGATTTAATCCCAATGGAATTTCCATAGGGGGAAATACGGAAGGAGAAGGAAATCGATCCGGTGTTAGTTTGTGGAATGAAAGAAAATACAAAGCTTACCGTGAAGATGAAATTTTAGATACACGTTCCATCCAACTGGCTTTAAAAGAACTCCGCTTTTTAAAAAAAGAAGGAAGGAGAGAATTGCATGTTGAGAAAACGATTGATAGAACCTGTGAGAATGGGGGAGAGATTGAACTTGTCGAAGAAAGAGAACGTAAAAACTCGCTTCGGCTCGTACTCATAATGGACATTGGGGGCAGCATGACCCCGCATTCAGATCGAGTGAGCAAACTTTTTAGTGCCAGTCGAGGGCTTTATCATTTTAAAGAAGTTCATAATTATTTTTTCCATAATATCTTTCACGAATTTTTATATGAAAACCATGAATTCCAATCAAGAATCTCTCTCAAACATTTTGAGGAGAAGTTTAGAAAAAACACAAAACTGATATTTGTAGGTGATGCTTATATGGCTCCTTACGAGTTGATGGGGACACCTTACAACCCTTATGCGTATCATTCAGCAAATACAGAAGAAAAACAAAGAAAAGCAAAAAGTGGGCTAGAATCTTTAAGAGAACTTATTGGTTATTTCCCAGAATCGGTTTGGCTTAATCCCGAACCCAAACGTTTTTGGGGCGCTCCTACCATTGAAGCCATTGAAGATGTAGTGCCAATGTTTCCTCTAACCATTGAGGGTTTACGGAAGGCTGTAAAAAGATTGGTTTAA